One Raphanus sativus cultivar WK10039 unplaced genomic scaffold, ASM80110v3 Scaffold0670, whole genome shotgun sequence genomic window, TCACCTATACTTGCCCACCATTGAAAATTTGAAACTCTTCTCTCTGATATTTTAATAACGGCTCTTTTAGCTCTCCTCTTTGACTTCTTCTCATCAGATTCATTGTGGATCCACCACCGTTTCCCTCAGGCTTTTCTAATAGTGGAGTTAGTCTGGATCTTTAGCAGGGTGAATAATGGTGGAGCAGAGAAGAATGCTTTCAGGTTTTAAGCCAGAGTGGATCAACAGTTGAAATTTTCTTCATATAGATTGCGTGTTTCTCTCAAATTAGTAAACATTGGAAACACAACTCTCTTACTTTACACACAAGAAACACAGTaagcagaagaaaaaaaaccatcTTCGATTCAACAATCTAAACTTTCCTCCATGAGAAGATAACCTGGTCCGTTAGTTAAAGGAAGGAGCTTTATATTGCTAACGATCCGAATTCTAATACCGCACCTTTCACAAGTTCTTCAATACTATCAAAGTAGGCTTTAGAGCTCATTGAAACAAGCAAGAAGATGCTGTAAGCTTTTAAATTTGGGCCTTTACTTGGGCTCACTAATGATGGACTCTAAAGAAAACTCATATTTCAATCTATTCTGTAATAACGACATCGATCGTTATGTGACGCCATGTGACATTAACATTTTACCACCAAAAAGTCAACACAAGCTTGCGCGCCGACAATGACATGAAGCTTGCGTTACGAACATGGGCACATATAGTACACGTAACAAGCATGACGCCATGACTTTGACTTGTTTATTGCTTAATTTGCTTTGCATGTTCAACTCTTTGAAGTCTCAAACTGCTTTTCATGGGCTTTTAGGTTTTGTCAACCTTTGGTACTTCTACAGAGTCCAAAAGGACCAACCACACCATTCCTCTTATCACTTTTGTATATATGATATATGCATTGAGTTATATACATCGCTTGGTTTAGCTGGAATTGCATGGAGTCATGGACTCTGTGTCATTTTATATGTTAGATTATTAACCTACTCGTTGTATTGGTCCTTGTCCATATACAAAAGGATACATGTActtcaaacaaaacacaaaatgCTAATgtgaaatttaaacaaaaaaatgatactATGATTAAAGGACAACATCTTTAGCATATTTACCTGTGGGAAAATAAACAACACATAATGATAAACCTCTTCTAAGTAGGAGTTATCCGAAACTATGGATAATTCATGGATGCTCTTATCTTCAAAATAATTGATGCTCTTTTCCCATTATCTGTTGTTTTCCCTTTTTTCATCTTATAGTTAATGCTTCCAGCCTCCTCTCCattattgtttgttttctttttgttccgGTGTGTGAATGTATGGTTATTTTAATCATTGGTTTACTAACTCGGTTTtcttttttcagttttaaaagTTCAATAAAAGACGTTAAGACTCACATCAAGGGTTATTACATTGCAAGTGTACAATTCATTTGAAACTTGTTATTAGTCTCGTAAGTTCCAATCCATCTTGGTCAAACACGTATTTACATCTTTTGTATTCTTCTCGATGCCAAAGAAAAGAAGGGATTGAAAATAGAGAATAGGTGAAATAAAGTGTCTAGTCGAAGTAGGTTTAGGTAAGAAAGTAACTTATACCTTTTCATGATGAGTTCGTCAAACTAAACCTATAAAGAGTGCCCATACCTACCCATCTTTTCTCTGTTTGGTTTCTTAATAGTATACGGCAATTTGAttcttatttataattataggGATGATTTGGTACATGGTTAGGATATTTCCACATCTATTAATATCtaaaatgaatttatatgatagtaattGTTAATTTGAACTGCCGTATTTATGTTGACACATGTTCCAAACTTTCTAAGATCTCATGCTACTTTTTTATCTCATGCTGCTTACAATGgatgttttagatattttggtcaTAGTGTAATTTTtcattagaaaattttataattatttatcatttttcaaaaagtGTACTTTCTGATAACCATGAATTAGTTCTTTTATAATGATTCTGgcattttctgtttttttatccAACAATACTGTCAATAAAAACCTCCAGATGAAAAAACACATCTAAATAttcaaagttaaaaaatatactaCAATGAACTTATACAAATTAAGAagattttaaaacatcaaagctagataaatcaatattttactCTTAGTAAAGATGCAAATATGTTCAGCTTTATGGATACTCCAGACtcctttttaaaattcttttgtaGAAGTTGTAAAactacatttttttcttttcatactAACTTTTCTGCCGATATGACATggatttaataattatttatttattctatttaatTACCTGCAATTagacatatatgtatataagtatAGATGTGTATGTGTGTGTCTCTATTATTACTAATTGGATCagattcttcttcctctctaaacaacaacaaagatattatttcttcctctttctcttcACCACTCACGTTTTATCTCTCTCTTCAAACACTCAAGTTTTGAAACAACATGACACGCTCCTCTAGATTCCTTGGAACTGCGACGACGTCGCCGCCACCGCCACAGCCAGAAGATGTTCTAGCCGCCGAAACCGACATGGTTGTGATCCTCTCAGCTCTTCTATGCGCTCTCATATGCATAGCCGGCTTAGGTGTAGCAGCTCGATGCGCCTGGATTCGCCGTCTCGCCGGCGTTGAATCCTCCGCCGTTGGAGAAACTCCGCCGCCGAACAAAGGTCTCAAGAAAAAAGCGCTCCAGTCCCTCCCTAAGTCAACCTTCATGACCGCGGCAGACTCGCCGAGCTCCTCCTCTGGAGAGGGAGAATCATCCACCGAGTGCGCCATATGCTTGACGGAGTTTTCAGATGGAGAAGAGATCAGGATCTTGCCGCTCTGTAGCCACGCCTTCCACGTGGCGTGCATAGACAAATGGTTGACTTCTCGGTCCTCGTGCCCTTCTTGTCGTAGAATTTTGGTTCCGGTGAAGTGTGATCGGTGTGGACACCGCGCTTCCACGGCGGAGACTCAGGTCAAAGATCAGCCTCCTCCTCATCAACATCCTTCACAGTTCAGTTCCACCATTATTCCTGCTTTTCTtccgtaatttttttttttttttactttctttattttataatttgtgaaAAATAATCGGTCAATAATTAAAGAGAAGTAAAGTATTAATTAACTAGAGAGGTCTTTTAGTTACTTCGATTTTTATCCTCTGTAAGACTGTAACGATGTTCTGAATCTGAACCAGTTAGATTCATATTTACAAGTACGACATGTTAATTTCTTTCCCAGAAACTCACAATTtgcataaaattaattttaaagaaATGATTTAATTGATTTGGACAACACGAGCACTGACAAAAGAGTTGGTCGTGTGAATCCGTGTGAGCACAGAGCccaaaaaagaataaagacTCAAAAAGATATTTGGAACTGAAAAGTAAGTATGTACTATTCCCTTAATTTCCGTGTAATGTTTGGCAAAGTATCTAGCAAGTGATTGGTCGTTTATCTTTTTCCGACAGATGACTAACTACAAATTAATCTTTGTTAATAAAGTGATTCAATCTTTATGAAAAAGTAACTGCACAAGTAATAAATTACTACTTTCCTATGTTTCAAATTGTAGTTTTTTTCCTTGAAATGTTCAAATTGtagttagttttatttaaaacactaatatctaaaaaaattggTTGCTtgctaaaaatattatttaatatataacttccactaattataaaaaatctacATAATTTAATTAGTCACTCAATATtcaatacatataaaatataaatgttacattaaaatattaaaactatttatattgtGAAACTTTTTTGTGTGCTAAAActacttatattatgaaagagAGGAGTTAgcaattattttgtttgatggTTAGCCAAAGTTAAGTCCAATTATTTTAGCGAAAAAAAGTTAAGTCCAATTTAGTGTAAGTAAATTTAGTGTGTAGACAGTACTGATTGTAATAGTTAAATAGTTACAAagaataaactaaaataaataaatgtgtgagtaaatttaaaaatcttcCTTATTTTAGTTATGAGTCAAAGAAAGATGTATGGTCTCATCTCCTTTCCCTGTAATTGTAAATAAGGATGACACTCTCTCAGTCAATTCGAATGAGCAGAGAAatttaaaaggttttttttttgctaaatttacAAGTcggttttttcttttgctaaaataCAAGTTGGTTTTCTTTCAGTgaccatattatatatacaaagttaCAGACTTGCGGTATTTGATTCTATAACGTGAAGGAAGTATAGAACAATTATACAAATTGATCACATAACATGTCACAAATGTATTTATTCCCTCTGTTTCTAGATAGATGATGTTTAAGGAagattttgatgtttcaaatagatgatgttttcatATTTCAATATAACTTTTAGTTTTATCAAAAGTTGTgtaaccaataatattttataatatgatttgtaattacttaaataattttaaattatattttaatcatatttttagataaaagacaattttcttatttgttatgCAATACTCTAAAACTTCAAGTATTTTAGAATGGAgggaatattatttattttcaaagttGAAATAAACTTCCATCATACAATCCCACAGAATTGTGCGTACCGGACaatattttctcaaaatatctaacaaaatatctcaaaatatcaacataaaaacacaaattaggaagttgacaaaaaaaacttaaacgaGTTGAAATTAATGTGTTAGGTTCTTTCACGCTTATAGAAGCTTTTCTATTTGTGGATTGACGTACTTATTATTGACGAGTTTATAGAAATTTTTGGTCATTTTGTGATCGCAAGATTGCGAGTTGATGAGGATAAATTAATGCACAAAGCATTTGTTGATTTaacaaaatatctgaaaatatctGCTAACTACTCCCTGTGGAACAAACATAAAGTTGACGGCACACACATGACACAACATCCCATTCACCATCATGCATAGCTACTGCAACGTCAATTCTAATTTGACATATCATTGGTTGAGTTtccaaaaattttaaactactcttagttaaataattatatatatagacattAAAATGTAATTTGAGAATTACATGACATGGTAAAAACTACCATTGAGATTGCTTCTATAGATACAGATAGTTATATTCacacttttttttaaatggttacTTGTGTGGGAATCTAACTAATTTCACACGTTGATATCGACAagttaaaacacacacattaaTTTGTAATCGTGGATTATAGGTTCCACATACCTTCatccatttttattatttgtatcttGGGTTTAACCCAGTTGCAGACGATCAAATGCAGCCAGACtaacatcattgtatatatatatgctggAATAAAACTAAAGTGATAAAGGTGGAGATGAAAGAGGAATATTTGAAACGAAACGATAAACGTACCACCCAACTCATGACACTAGAAACGCATGACAAGCCCCAATATTATCCAACCTTTCAGTTTCACTTAATGGAATCTTGTGCcttatctttttctctttccttttctccaaaatgaaaattataaaacactTTTTTTCATCATTTAACTTTGCTTTTTAATGTTCTTTGTCTTCTACAAATAACTCAATGTTATCCAActttttatgtattttcttgTCTATGACAGAACGTAATTTCTTTGATAAATATTCTCAAAGAAGTATTTATAGTACGTAAAGTACTATAAAATATTTCcaacttttatttttcactttcttTGATAGTCATTTGGTTTTTACTTATTAGCGTATAATATGTATAGTGGTAAGTGGAGGTTTGCTTTCACGAATATTTTCTTCTTAGATGGAGATGAATTCACGAATATATACATCCAATCAACTAAAAATCTCTGTagaataaagtaaaatttaGATAGAGAGGATGGTCCGAGGTTTAAAGTACATTAGAAAATAagtgtatttatatttttaacatatatagatACTTTCCTCCTAACTATCTTTTGTCATAGTCAATAACGTGATACATAGTCTAAAGATTCGCCTTCATCCCTCAAATGACTTAGTTTTCGCTAACCTTTTTCCTACTTATTTTCAGTGTTCACATTATACATATCCCTTTTAACTATTCTATCTTAACTTTTTACCGGCCTCATCATGGCAAATCTCTTGTAGTGTATTGGAGAATACACACGAGTTGCACTAAAGAAAGCACATTAAATTTAGATCTTTTAAGCTGAACAAATTACTCTAACCACTACTGCTTTTACTGAGAGATTAGAGACTCACGTTTGGCATGTTGCTGGAAGCTTGCTGCTTGCATCCTAAATAAAAGGTTTCAGAGACTTGTTTTACTGTCACTACTGTCACGAGTGGAGTTCATTTGATTTCAGAGACTTGtgaacaattacatttaatacaTTCAAGTGTACCAGGAAGtaaagccctttttcaaaaaaaaaaaaagtgtatcaGGAAGTCTTATCCATTTAAAGTTTAAACACAAGTTTTTGACTCAGCAACTAAGAGCATGATTAACCCTAAGAGTTAAAATGTGACTCTTAACaattttttagtaattaatgatGATTAAGAGGTTGTAGTTAAGAGACACTTAATTTTTCAGCTCCAATGCAAGGTTCTTAATTTAGAGTTcttaacattaaaaaaaaaattaaattattttttcaaaaagaaaatatttattaattagaacatattaaagaaaaatattttaaacatagaTAAACCACATTAAAACAAAGATCAGCAGTTGACCACTTCGACTTTTGCTTACGGTCCTCACCAATTTCAGTACGTGATCCAGATCCTCCAAGTTCTGGAGAAGGTTGAAAACTCAGAAACTGAGTTGGGTTATCATTGATAGGTGGTTGTTGACTGTTTAGTAAGTCTAAAAAGCCAGAAGACTGGCTTGAATTAAAATCCATCGGAGAGATGTTGAGAAGGAATATGAAGGGgatgaaaagaaagagaaggaggaATTTGAGTTTATAGAAGGCCGAGAAGGAAGAGAAGGAGGGAAGTGCGTTCAGATGCATTCATGAGTTTAACAATTATAGATTTGATATATATCTACGACATTAATCACACTAAGCTTTAACAATTATAGGTAGCCATCACTTCTATTTATCACAACCATATCCTTACTCTAACCATTAATTAGACTCTATTTAATTCTAACCACAACCTACACCAATTCTTCAACGAGAAGAGAGAGTAACACCAACCTAATTTGTGCAGTGTGTTTAAGTTGATCCTCTGAACCATTGAACCTTTACTCGATCTTCAGCTTTATCCTCCACCCTGACAAGAGAATCAATTTATTAAACCTAGTTATTACACTTCAACCATTAAACCTAGTTATTACTAACACAACCATAACCTACAACTAAGCAAAACACTAACTACAACCTAGTTATCACTTCAAAGAAGAAGACTTTTACCTGTTTTGCTCCACCAAATGTACTCCTCTTGCTTCTCGGCCTACCACCAAATGTACTCCTCTTCGTACTCCTCAaagaacagaaacaaaaaaaggttAGAAACAGAGCAAATAAACATTGATCCATCAGTTTTAATTGAAACAAACTTACAAACAAATCATATTTGATCTAtccattttattaattaacatcTTAATTAACAAACCGAATCAATTGAACATATCAACATCAaaactgttttatttttaaacagaGAATGAAACAAGAGAATGAAACAAGAGAACAATGGATTTTGAATTCATTTAATTTCGCGTCTTTCTTTGACTATATGTTTTTGCCTCTTTACTGCTAGATTTTACACTATGTTTTTGTCTTCATATATGACCCAATCAGTCGTTGTGCAAAACTCAATCAGAAATGTTTAAATATACTAAGAAGCGACTAGTACAAGTATAACCAATCGGTCTTAAAAAGAAACTACAAACTACATAGAAAACCACTGATCAGACCAAGAATATGCATGATTAAGACATGCAtaatcaagaaaaaaacaaaccacCGCTTACCTTTCAATTAAGACGTCACCGATTAGAGCCTCAGAAGGAGAGCTCCGTCGCCGATAAGAGACACCGAAGGAGACGTCTCCGATCTGAGCCACCGAAGGAGAGCTTCGTCGCCTCGAGGACACccaccgagagagagagaagccgAGAAccaccgagagagagagagaactacCGAGATAGAGAACCACCGAGACAGAGAACCACCGAGGGAGAGCGAGACAGAGAAAGAGGCGTCACCGATTAAGTACACCGACGGAGACGACAAGATCAATCGATGGAGACGGCGAATCGCCTTTCGTCGAGAGAGACctttcgagagagagagagagagaatgagaaacAGAGTTGATCGCGTTTTACGCGTAACCGATCAACTGACCACTGATATTTCGACGCGTGGCACTAAGAGACAAGCCTTCGCGGTCATTACGCAAGAGGCGTGTCTACGCTTTCcttcctttttttaatttttttattgggTTTAATGTTAAGAGATGTCTTTAGATACAGCGTTAATTGTGCTCTAAGGGATATGGTGCCTTGAATGAAAAATGCAGTCCACGTTAATTGGATAGTAactgttttaatttaatttcttcTACGGACTCAATCAATaaatcaaagacaaaacaaattatattaatcattGCAGGTTAAACACTATAGAAGACTAAAcatcatattaaattattaaaaactagCAGAAGTTTATATGCTCGAATGTGCTCTAGGTTTGCAAATTTTATATGCTTCATATTTTTCTGCTAGTTAGTTAAGCGTTGCGGTTAAAATATGCGTACATTAACCATTTCTACAAACACATTTTTGTGTTAGTATTTTAATTTGCATTAGTAAGTAGTTTTGGACAAATCATGTCTAGGTCTTGCATGGCTCAAATCATATTACTGGATATATTTGCATTAGCAACAGTTAGCTATATTATTCACCAACGCTTGATCTGAGCATTTTGTCAATCTATCACTCTATACCTTGCTGAGATCCAATCTCTTGTAAGTAATGCTCCGCATCCAAAGCTGCCATGCATCCTACACAATCAATCAAACGAGTTGTGATGACAATTAGTGTTTTATACACATAACTAAACCGAGTGAGAATGTAACAATTAATGTTCTCTACTAACTGCTAATCCAAGCAAAACAACACACTCCAAACACAAAACCTTAGCTTGCATCAAATTTCAAAGAACATGATGTCGAGTTcatgaaaacaaatttgttccTCGCAATGGAAGCCACAAGGTTGCAGAGTAGCTTAAAATTAAACACACATTTAACACAAATTCAAATAGCTTAACATTTAAAGTAACTAACAATAACCTTTTCTTTAGATTACCAAGAGGGTGTGCCTAAACGCAGGCCTATAATTTTAATGACacaaaaacaaatcatataatattagtttctCTCAAACGCCAGTCGATCATGTCTACGAGCTAATGCCACTTGTTACAACAATTTCGTTTAGAAACACAACTCTTAACATTACAAAGCTATGGAAGAATTAGAGAACTAACCAGTCCCCGCAGCTGTTACCGCCTGCCTGTACTTCTTGTCCTGGACATCCCCGGCGGCAAAAACTCCGGCAACACTAGTCTGTGTAGAACCGGGCTTCGTCACCACATAGCCATCTGAGTCAAGCTTAACCGCACCATCAAGAAACTTCGTTGCTGGCTCATGACCAATCGCAAAGAACAATCCAGAAACTTTCAAATCCAAAACCTCTCCACTAACCACATTCTTCACCTTCAACCCTCCAAGAACGCCTCTCTCCCCGTCACCGTAAGCCTCCACAACCGTCGAGTTCCAAATCACGTCGATCTTAGGATTAGCCAGAGCTCTCTGCTGCATAATCTTAGAGGCTCTAAAAGCGTCTCTCCTATGGATTATATACACGTTGGAGCCATACTTAGTGAGGAAGTTGGCCTCTTCCATCGCCGAGTCGCCTCCCCCGATAACAGCCAGAGGTTTGCCACGGAATATCGGAGCAGCTCCGTCGCAGACAGCACACGCCGAGATTCCACGGTTCCAGAAACCTCCTGAGCCTTCACCAGAGCCAGGGAAGCTAAGCCGCTTGGCCACAGCTCCCGTAGCGAGAATCACAGCGTCGGCGAGAACGGCTCTGGAGTCTGTAAACAGCTTAAACGGCTTCGACGTGAAGTCGACTTTAGTCACCGTCTCCGTGAAGATAGTCGTACCGAATCTCTCCGACTGCTTCCTGAACTTTTCCGTGAGCTCTGCTCCGAGAATACCttcataaaattttgaacaactatttttttttacatttataataaaaagatatgaattatgtttacatataagtatataacactaattaaaaaatatatatgattttttttgaaaacatatgtattttttttttgtaaaaggacatgtatttttatgtaagaaattaattaaaagatccaaaaatattttattaaaacatttttttattattaacgtaattctattaaaagttatttttaatattttttaaaaaatatctattacacttttaataaatagttatgtttttaagaattcaattttttttttcaagacccacaattttttttttttttgacccaCAAAATTATTGAACCGGCCTTGAGCACAACGTCGAGAATACCTTCTGGAAAGCCAGGGAAGTTCTCAACGTCGGTGGTGGTTGTTAGTTGACCGCCGGGAGCTATGTCGTTAGCCATCCATCCTTCAAATAGAAGAGGCTTAAGTTCAGCTCTAGCTGCGTAGATAGCCGCCGTGTGAGCCGCCGGACCACTGCCGACGATGCAGAGTCTTGTTGTGTGAGTTTCAAGTCTACTCATGACGGGGGAGGAGAGAGACGGTGGACGTTGCGGCTGAGAGAGAGTTGATCCGAGCCGTGTAATGGTTCGTGCTCTGCTTAACAAAGACTTTATTAAAAACCGCGAACGATGCATGCAGTTCATTGCGAACGTATACGTATCAACAGAACAAGAGACAAAAAgacttttgtatttatttaattaaaaaatatagtatttgacaattaaataagattttgattttgattttgaagctTGTGTATAAATATGAAAAGCTTCCGACATAGGGGATCTCAGACAACAGTACACAAAAGAATAGGATCACTTTGGTATGAAGTAGTTTGGTCTTAATAAAGCAAAAATGATTCTTGAAACTTTTacaagaaaagtaaaaaaatatatgtttggtttAAAGCATGGATTGCTCTTTCATTCTTTATTGACTTTTCATGAAATAAAGAACACCAGAAGAGACAAGTTAAGAAGGAGAGAGTAGTAACTAGTGAAAcacaagtaattttttttaaaaaaaaacagagaggtCTGTGAAATTGGTTCAAGAGACAGAAGGCAAAGACAGATCCCTCAAAGACAATATGAAAGGCTTCCACGCTCAAAGGAAAGCATCTTTCTCGAGCAGCTTCACCACCTCGAGCTGGTTGTTCAGCTTTGCCACATCAATGGGTGTCTTCTCGTCTAGGTTTTGCAGAGTCCTGCGAACCATACACACagcgtatatatatataactaaagtcgtgataaaaaaaagtgttatttttagttattgGGCTTTTATAATACTTACACAGCAGCACCATTCTCTAGGAGAAGGGTTACACACTCTTTCCTCCCGTAACCAGCAGCGTAATGCAGAGGCGTGTTCTTGTTTTTGTCAACAGCGTTAACACTTGCTCCAGCATCAATAAGAACTTGAGCACATTTCAACTGTGGAAACGATACAATTACCTCGTTACAAATTCATCGCTACAATTTGACTAAGGATATTAATCCTGCAAGTAACTGTGTCATGAAAACTCACAAGGTGTAGTAAACTGGTTACTTCTTTACCAAGTTAATGATGATAAAGATACTTAACTTCAAAAAGAGAGTTAGGTTGCATACCTCGCCGTATCCACAAGCAAAATGCAATGCTGTCCTTCCCTCagaatcttcttcatctttgttACCACCAGAGGCCAAAGCATTTTTCAAACCCTAATTCAATCAACAAACATATCAAATCCAATTAAAGAGTTCACAACAAAACAAGTGAGAAAATGGAACTTTTTTTTACTGTTCCTCCACCTAGTCCCCTAAGCAACGCACAGATGATAAAACCCTAAATGGTCTCTAAGCATAGTTTCACAAAGTAGGAAGCAGTCTCTAACCTCAACATCACCAAGACTGGCAGTTTGATGAACAAtagactcttcttcttcactgtCTTCCGCTACCTCGGCAGGTTCAGCTGAAGCAGCCTGGTCTGGCATGCCAGCAATAGGCATACCCATTGCTTCACCCAGCTTTTTCAGCACATCTTTATCATTCCAGTACCTAACAATACCAAGATTAAAAAAACTCCTTCCACCATAAGCAAAAACAAGTTCTACAAAAAacatttacagaaaaaaaaacaagattgaATCACTGACTTCATCATAGCAGAAGGACCACCGGCATCAATTTCATCAAGTATAGGTTTCAACTCAGGATCTTGTTTCATCCGCGCCATACGCTCAGTAAAATGCTCTGCTGTTTCAGGGTTTGAGAAGGCCTCCAAGAAAGGAGACATTTGTGGATcctgaaggcaaaaaaaaaaacacacagaaaGAAGATTCATTCCAATAAACAAAGTACcagaaataaatcaaaatatattgcaCCCTAATACTCTGTTTCACCTGCACTAAGGCTTGACCAAGACGCTCAGCCATAGTCTGAAACTCAGGGTTATGCATAACCTGCTGCATTGTATTGATATACTGTTCCGGATCAATGTTAGGGAATCCACCTCCTCCACCTTGAGCTGCGTTTGGAATAGATCCCTGAAGCTGCTCAGCCAACTTGTTAAAGGCAGGATCTTTAGCAATCTGCTCAGCCAATTCTCTGATGCTTGGGTCCTGGAAACAAAAACCCATCAGCAGAAAGCTCCAAAGAAGATAACTTTAGTACAAGGAAGGTGCACACTTACGTTGAGGATACCAGCCATATTAGAGAAATCAAAAGCATTTAAATTCATAGCAGGGTTAGCTGATGAAGGTGAACTCCCAGAGGCTGCTGGTTCCGGTTTAGGACTCTTCTTCTCTGATTCCGGTTTAGGACTCTGGTTCTCCTCCGTCGTTTCCGGCTTATCATCTACAGTGAATCCAGATACAATTCTCCAAACTCAGAAACGATTCCGTTATTAACATTAAACAGCACCAGATCAGATTGTGAAAGCAAATGTTACCTGAAGGAGACAGATTCTTGTCTGGATTGGAAGCCATTAGATAAAGTAAAACTTAAACCctagagagaaaagaaaaacacaatagAGTAAGAAGAAACAAGCATGCAATAACTGTCGAAGACGATGAAGAGACAGAGGCGAGACCAATCAAAGAGATATGATGATGAGTTACCCGAGAAGACAACGTTGTGGTGGCAAGACCAAAACAACagataaaatcaatttttttttaattttaataaaatattttttttttatatatcgaTGAAATTATTACATCGTCTGTAATGGATTGGATTGGGAAGAAGACGAGACACAACACTAATAGACTTTTTTTATTAGTGTAGGCCTAAATGTCTATGCTATTTAGGCCCAGCCTTTTTATAGAgtggacaaaaaaaaactagctaAACCGATTTAACCGGACCCAGACTgatctaaaccaaac contains:
- the LOC108821239 gene encoding probable E3 ubiquitin-protein ligase ATL45, with the translated sequence MTRSSRFLGTATTSPPPPQPEDVLAAETDMVVILSALLCALICIAGLGVAARCAWIRRLAGVESSAVGETPPPNKGLKKKALQSLPKSTFMTAADSPSSSSGEGESSTECAICLTEFSDGEEIRILPLCSHAFHVACIDKWLTSRSSCPSCRRILVPVKCDRCGHRASTAETQVKDQPPPHQHPSQFSSTIIPAFLP
- the LOC108823084 gene encoding thioredoxin reductase 1, mitochondrial, which encodes MNCMHRSRFLIKSLLSRARTITRLGSTLSQPQRPPSLSSPVMSRLETHTTRLCIVGSGPAAHTAAIYAARAELKPLLFEGWMANDIAPGGQLTTTTDVENFPGFPEGILGAELTEKFRKQSERFGTTIFTETVTKVDFTSKPFKLFTDSRAVLADAVILATGAVAKRLSFPGSGEGSGGFWNRGISACAVCDGAAPIFRGKPLAVIGGGDSAMEEANFLTKYGSNVYIIHRRDAFRASKIMQQRALANPKIDVIWNSTVVEAYGDGERGVLGGLKVKNVVSGEVLDLKVSGLFFAIGHEPATKFLDGAVKLDSDGYVVTKPGSTQTSVAGVFAAGDVQDKKYRQAVTAAGTGCMAALDAEHYLQEIGSQQGLSRRKAIRRLHRLILSSPSVYLIGDASFSVSLSLGGSLSRWFSISVVLSLSRWFSASLSLGGCPRGDEALLRWLRSETSPSVSLIGDGALLLRL
- the LOC108823085 gene encoding ankyrin repeat domain-containing protein 2A, with translation MASNPDKNLSPSDDKPETTEENQSPKPESEKKSPKPEPAASGSSPSSANPAMNLNAFDFSNMAGILNDPSIRELAEQIAKDPAFNKLAEQLQGSIPNAAQGGGGGFPNIDPEQYINTMQQVMHNPEFQTMAERLGQALVQDPQMSPFLEAFSNPETAEHFTERMARMKQDPELKPILDEIDAGGPSAMMKYWNDKDVLKKLGEAMGMPIAGMPDQAASAEPAEVAEDSEEEESIVHQTASLGDVEGLKNALASGGNKDEEDSEGRTALHFACGYGELKCAQVLIDAGASVNAVDKNKNTPLHYAAGYGRKECVTLLLENGAAVTLQNLDEKTPIDVAKLNNQLEVVKLLEKDAFL